DNA from Delphinus delphis chromosome 8, mDelDel1.2, whole genome shotgun sequence:
CCCTTGCTTTCCTTTTCATATAGTTTTAGTGCATCTGTGTATTCCTTcaaagtatatattttcattctagttatttaaaactttataaaaagggCATCTTGCTGTGTATAATTGTTTGGGATTTCTTGGTACTTAATATACTGCTAAGATTTATCCACTTTGCATGTCGGTATAGTACATTCTGGCTGCGTGTTAACATTCCGATGTGTGAACATAGCACAGTGTATTCATCCACTCTCTCATGGATGGGCATTTGGGCGGTTCCAGCTGTTCGTGCCTGTGAACAGTGCAGCTCAGTGTTGTGCGTGACTTCACGTGCACATGCGCAGAAGTGCTGGAGCAACAGCTATGCTGTTGTTCAACGTTGGAGAGGCATTGTCAAGCTGGGGTCGAATACCTCTTCTATGTTTTTTGATGATGTGTTTCCTTTTCAGTGAAGTGCCTGTTTGTGTCTCCTGCCCATTCTTCTCTTGGGTTATAATACTCTTTTGTACTTTATGAAAATTATGCCCTAACTTTTCCACACTCCATACCTCTGGGGGCATAGGGAGGGCTGGTAGTATTAACGTTATTTTAcaagtaaggaaacagaggctcagagaagtgaaggggGCTTGTTCAAAGTCAGAGTCAGAAACAGCCCTTCTGCACTGAGGCCCAAAGTCCTCAGCTAAGAAACCTTCTCTTCACCTCAAGCTGGGTCAAGGCTCCCCTGGTCCTCAGCCTCTATTGGTCCCTGACCATTCCAGGAGCTTTTTATCTCCTTAGTGACACCTTCCTTGTCCCCTGGCCCTCTTTATGTTCTTCTGAGCTCTCCTGCCTGGTTGTAATGATCcagatatgtatgtgtttatttcattattgCCATCCTCCATCAGACTAGAGCTCACTGAGGGCAGGGACCCAATGCTCAGCATGAtgcttggcatacagtaggtgctcaataaatgttgtttgCTGGATGAACTGTTTCCTTGTCTGCACCCCCAGCCCTTGGATTCTGAGGGTTGGGCTGGGTCTGAGCTGGAGGGAGGAGCCAGCAGCATCCTCGCTAGGACAGATCCAGTGACCCTGGGCTTTTCCTGCTTGGCATGGAAGTCTCCTGAGACAAACCCTGGTTCCTGACTCTCTGGCTCCCCCATCTTGGCCCTGCCCCTCTGACTCCCTGTCATCAACTTCCAGCAGCCAACACTCACGGGTTTCCTGTCTTGGAAGCTCCTTCCCTGGGCCTGGCCTCCTTTGgaatcttcctctctctcttcttccccaccCAGCATCTCCACTTCCTCCCCTCCAGCTGCTCCTTGACTCACCTACCTCCACTGCGCCATCATGCCACCATCATTCCAAAACCCCAGGCTTTGACCCTCTACCTCTCCggctcctcctccttcccagcgCCCTGATGCTAGAGTTCCCAGGACTCTATCCAGGCCCTCTCTTCTTACTCTCTTCCTCAGGAAGCCCAACCACTCCATCAGCTTCAAGCCAAAAGTGGGATGAGCACTCCCCAGGCTTTGCCACTCTTCTAAGAAGCCTTCCTGGTGTCTCCAGACCCTGTTGACTCCTAGCTCCTACTTAGGTGGAGGCCTCAGCCCTCCACACCAGGCTGGACCTTGTCCCCCTTCCAGTCCATGACACTGCCTGGCCTCCACCGAGGTCCACCATCTCAGTAGGCATACTGAGTAAAGGGATTAGTTCTGGCTGTGGGTAACAAAGGCCTCAAAAACTGGTGGCTTAAAAAaggtagacatttatttctctctcatgcaAAAGTCTGGATTTAGGTGACCCCAAACTGGAATGGTCAGAAACGCAAGCTGCTTTTCATGTTCCAAGATGGTGCTCCAGCTGTGATGTCACAATGTAAGCAacaagaagggaagggaggccaGACACCACCTGTCTCTTAAAGACATTCCCTCCTCCCATATTAAACTGCCTTAAGGCATTTGGCTTATATCCATGGACCAGGAGTAATTTATCTGGCCATAcctagctgcaagagaggctAGGAAATGAAGTTTTCATCCTAGGAGACTGTGCCTAACTAAAAGAGAATTGACATTGTGGTTGGCACAACTTCCTAGGGGTCCCCAGTTACTAGGACTGGGTGGGGCAGGTGGGCACTTGGAAGTCaggtgaagaaaggaaaggggagcgAAGGGAGGGTGAAGCAGGGGAGGATCTAGTATCTGGGTTAGAgaaaggctgtgtgaccttggtaagTCAGTTCCCACATCCGGGTCTCAGCTTCCCCATTATAAggtattataaggattaaatgagaaaatgagtatACCACACGTTGCATGGTTCCCAGAATGCACAGAGCCCGGCCTATGGCCACTACTGTCCTTCTGGCTCCCCAGTGCTTTCCTGGCCGGCAGCCTTTTCCTCTCTAGCCCTGCTAACCCTCCAGCTTTATATCAGGCCACAGCCCCGCCTATCCTTCCTCCAGCAGCCTCCATGCCTTTGTTTGTGCTGTTCCCTGCACCAGGGAACACCCTTACCCTTTTTCCTTCAGTGTAATTACATCTATCCTTTAAGACCCAGCTGCACTGCTTCTTCCCCCAGGAAGTCTTCCGCAACCCCTTTGGTTTCTCCTGCCCCTCACTGCACTCCACCCCTGTCTGTGTCGTCTCTGTCCCCATGCCAGCAAGCAGACCTTCCCAGAGtaagccccccacccctgccctgcccctccatCACTGAGAGTGCTCTGGGTTAAAGTGAGAAGGGAGAAGGGcggtgaggaagaggaaaagaacaaaaggaggggaaagggaaggaggaattcAAGCCCCTCAAATGGTGCTTGGAATCCCTCCCTGGTCCTGGCAtgtaataaatgatttttttccttcttataggAACAGATGGGGCTCATGGATTATGGCTCTTATTCTCAAAAAgtgtgctgaatttttttttcttaaaagactaGCTGCCTCCTAgctaaaggaggaagaaaaacccTTGCAATCTCCCCTGCTTAAAGCTCCTTGTTTAGAAACCTCCTATGCCTATTCCTAGAGACAGACCCTAGAGGAACTTGTGTGAGCAAAAGGCGAAACCATTATAACAGTAACATTCATTGCatgcctactatgttccaggcgttgttctaagtgctttgcacatattagttaatttaatcctcacaacaactttacAAAATAGGTACCATTATTACTCCCACTTTACAGTTATGGAAGTTAAGGTatgaagaggttaaataacttcccCAGAGTAACACAGCTAGAAATGATAGACCCAGGATACACACCCAGGTGAACTGGTTCTGGGGTCTGAACCCTTTATGCTATTCTGCcttgcaagggaagctgggaatgGAATTTACCTGCGGCCCACAATTTCCACTCTTGGAAAAGTAACCAAGGGGTCGCAGTTCTTGGCATCCTGCTGGGACAGTCATCTGGGACTGGCTGCCGCGCTCAGCCTGGGCTGTTGGCGGAGGCCCTCTGCCTTCTGCTCCCCCATCTCTTACTCCCCCGTGACAGGCAGCTGAAGAGCCTGGTCTCAGATGCAAGATGGGTAACACCTGGACTGCTTGGCACAGCATTGCACTATATGGGGACTAAGAACTAGTCTGTCTTCTGATGTCCCCACACATCTACCTCGCTGTGACCCAAAGAATCAAACTGCCTTCTGTCCAAATTGTCAGCCTCTCCAGCAAGGACACTTTCAATGGATTCCCAAGATGGGCCGGGGCCTGGTTTTCCCCCTTCCTCTACCAGCTGCAAGCACACCTCAACATTACTGTGGAGTTTAACTCCTGCAGAGCCCTCCTTGGCTGAAGAGCCTTGGAGATTAGGCAGGgctaaaagaaaaatgctgaagaAGTTGTACagtccttcccctccctgccttgTCCCTCTGCCCTTTCCTCTCTCCGCTCTAACCTTCTAAGGTGGAAGGCTCCCTTTGCCATGGCTGGTTCTGCCAGTACTGGGTCTGTGTGGCATACTAGCAGCCATGGGCTGGCCACATTGTTCcacaggaggaaaactgagatctgGGAGGAGGGAATAAGGAATGGAGGAGTAgtgagtgggggtggggcgggagtgTGTGGAGATGAGGACAAGGAGCAGAGAggaccaaatgaatgaatggaacacAGTACATCCCCCAGAGATCTCATATTCATCCCTCAAAACCCAGCTCAAATGGCCCTTCCCAGAAGCTCTCACTTACCCCTCCCATCTTCTCTTACTCCCTTTATTGGTGACGCCAAAGTATGCAGCATACTCTGGTTACAGTACATGCCGTACTATATTTTTGTGAGCAGCTTAACTCTCTCCCCAACTCTCCATGGCTTCTTGAGACCTTCTGGAGAACCAGGCCCAGGCTTGTCTCTCTCTGTACCCACAGGGCCTGGTTCAGAAAAAGGGCTtaataaatagttgctggtgAAGTTTTGGGGTCGGGGGGGGGTCTCACTCTATGCCCAGCTGAGCTAAGCTCTAATTCTCTGCATGGTTTGGGGCTGGTGGAGCTTTTGATGCCCCAGCCACAGTGGCAAACACAATGGTTGCCCAGACTCCACATGTCCTGCCCCAGTGGACTCAGCAACCCTGTCGCTGCCACTTGGCTGTGAGTTTCTGTAGCAGCTCATGTGGCCGCCGGCGGAACTTCTTCTGGGTAAAGTAGAAGAGGATGGGGTCCAGCACGCTGTTGGCACTGGCGAAGGGCCGTGTGCCCTTGTAGGCGGCCGCGAAGGCCTCCAGCACAGGGCAGGGGAGGCCAGGCGTAGAGCGCACCGCCAGGTAGGCTGTCTTGGTGATGTGGAAAGGCAGGAAGCTGATGGCAAAGGCAGCTGCCACCACAACAGCCATGCGGGCTGCCTTGCTGCGCCGCTCCCGGGCCACAGGCCCTGCTGGGCCGTCCTGGCGGCACAGACGACGGGCCAGGCAGCAGTAGCAGGCCAGCAGGGCAACAAAGGGCAGCAGGAAGCCGATGACTGTGAGGGCCATGCCATAGGGCATGTAGTGGGtggccagggcaggtgggctCAGGTCATAGCAGACTGTGCGGTTACGCTGGATGCCTGTGGCAGCAAAGAGGGCTGTGGGCAGGCACTGGGTCGTCACGGCCAGCCATACAGCCCCACACACTAGCCAGGCAGCCCGGCGGCCCCCACGCTTGTGCCAGGGGGCCAGAGGGTGGCAGATGCCTAGGTAACGCTGGAAGCTGATGCAGGTAAGAAAGAGGATGCTGCCGTGTAGGTTGGCGTAGAAGAGGAAGCGGACCAGGCGGCAGGTGAGGTCTCCGAAGGGCCAGTGGTCACCTTGGGCATAGTTGTAGATGagcaggggcagggagcaggcaTACAGCAGGTCCGCCAGGGCCAAGTTCAGGGTGTACACGGCCGTGCGGGTCAGGGCCCGGCGGGATGTGCAAATCTGGGCAATGACGCAGGCGTTCAGTGGCAGGCCGGCTGCCAGCACCACCGAGTACACAGGCGGCAGCAGTAACCGCTTGAAGTTCTCTTGGTAGACGCAGGTGGTGGGCGGcaagcccagggcctggcctgtGTCATTGTCCCATTCCATGGCTGTTCAACTGGACTTCCTACATTCAGAGATGCTGGGGAAGCAACATACAATCTGTCAGTGGCCACACTCATTGACCACCCAGTAGGCCcctgtccctctctgggccttgatcTCCCCACCTGAACCATCTCTGATACTCACCACCCCACGGAAGCCCTCCACAGCCCTCACTTTAAGGAAACCTGGAATACGATAAAGCTCAAGCTTGGGAGAAATCCAATCCACTTTCTTGCTGTAATATTCACTTCCTACCAACATTCTTGGTGAacttctattcatccttcaaaaccctaGTCAAATGTCTCCTCTGTAAGTGAAGATTTACAGACTTtggtttgaatcccaactctgctacttactagctgtgtgaacttgagcgAGTGATATGATGTACCttatctgagtctcagttttcccatctgaaaaatgggggatTGATGTACCCACCTCAGGATGTCATAAGGTTATATGTCATATGTCAGGATGCCATAAGGTTAGAGGCACTAAATCATgctatgcagggcttccctgggctcCCTGGAGTTTGGAGATTGTGGTCATGGTGGGCCTGCTTGTCTATCTCTTCCCCACAGACTGCGAAGCTCCTGAGGAGAAGTGCCAGGTCTGGTGCCTCTCTGTGTCTGAGAGCCCAAAattggggcccagggcagggaagGCCCTGGTAATTAATTAATCAGCATGAGTAGAATGTCCACACTTCTGAGCTAAGGACAGTGCCCACCTCCTCAGCCTGGACTCCACCTTCCAAAGCCATGGTCGTTCTTTTGGCTGCAGTCTTCCTATCTGTAGAATGGGGGAAGGAGGTGATTTAGGAGTTCCCTAAATCCTTCCACGGGACTTTTGGCTACAAAGGCGTGTCTGGCTGAGCCACTAGGGCCACAGCGCCCCCTGGTGGCAAGAGTGAAAACCGCTTCCCCCGAAGGCAAATGGCTGAGGGACCAACCAACTCCACAGCTACTTTACAGAGAGGGAAATCCAGGCAGAGTGAGGGGCACTGACCGCTCAATCTTAGTGAGTTAGAAGCAGAGCCAGAACCAGAACCCAACTGACTAAGAGGAGGCAACTTAGTGTGACCCATGGACATGAAGTATAGAGGTTATAAATCTAGCTTCAGAGCTAGGCAGGCCAGGTTCAAATGCTGGCTCCCCTACTTCTATGCTGTTCTACAAAGGGGAGGTTGCTTGCCTTTTCTGGGCCTGTGTCCTTATCAGTAAAACTGTCATAGACCTGATAttcagtaggtgcttaataaatgccaTGCCATGCCATTGTATCCTACACCTTATCTGTCCACTCATCCCTTCAAGCTAGGTTTTGGGGGAGCCAGCAGCACAAATGCCTCAAGAGTTTCCCTGGTGGGATCAGTCTGACTTATTGATACTCACCTCCCAACTGGCATTTCCATATTTACTGGTGTCCAGAGAGAATTCACAACTTAAATCCAATGGTCCTGGAAGCCTTTGGGATAGTGAGTCAAATCACCCCctctccctattttacagatgggaaaaactgaggcccagaaaaaaaCATGAAGTCCTGCAAATGCACTCAGAAGGTGACAGAGGGTTGAAGCTGCGTATAAGGGCTCTGGTCCAGATGCCCATGTTCAAATCCCACGTAAGCTTAGCGGCCTTAGGCCCGTTACCGAACCCCTATGCTCGGCTTCCACACCTATAAAAGGGGATAAtatagtacctgcctcatagggttgttgtgaggatcagtgcctagcacaggtaAGGTGAGCTattcgttttttctttttttaaattggagtatagttgatttacaatgttgtgttagtttcaggggtacagcaaagcgaatcagttgtacatatacatatatccactctttttttagattctattcccatataggccattacagagtactgagtagagttccctgtgctatacagtaggttcttattagttatctattttacatgtagtagtgtgtatatgtcaatcccaatctcccaatttattcctcccgcACCCCTTACCCCCTGGTGCAAGGTGAGCTATTCTTAACGTGAATATACCTGCTAAATAAAGTTATGAGATTTTTAGAAGTTAATTAGAGCAAAACATAACTCCTCAAACTAATTTCTCCCAActtaaaatttgattttgatgAAAATAGTTTACCCAGATTCGGGGCAACTGCAAAATGATGATGTTTGGAATTTCTAGTCTGTaacccacatgctacaacacttTAATTATCAAAGATTCTTCCTGTCCATGTGCAGGAGTGCTGGGCACCCAGCTAAGCAGTTAAGCATGAGGTAGAGGCCAGAGGAGGAGGCACAGCAGTCCCCCCCATTGTCACCAAGAAGCCAAGATCAGTACAGGCAAGAGAAAGTTCATtcatctcttcatttgtttgttccagccattctttcattcatgcattcactcTTTGTTTTCACACGCCAAACATTTAATGGGTACTCGCTACTTGCTCATTGCATGTGGCATAGTGTACAGATGTAGATgtagatagatacatatacagatatatgcacacacatacacacattcatataCACATACAGATGCTAGTCTGAGCGGGGAGACCAGTGTGAGCCACGGGATGGAAGAAACTTTTCAGAGGAGGATGAAAGATGGAGCAAGTCCCTGGTGGTTGAGGAAGATTTCCATGGATGGAGAGGGGTGTGAGGCCCCCGGGTTGGGGGGTGCCCAGGTGAGGAGGAAGAGGGCGCAGGCAGGGCCTGAGAGGAGAGCAGCGTGCTAGGACAGAAGGTTATGGTGAGGATGGAGAGCAGGTGGAAGGAATTGTGCTGCGCGCCCCCCCCCCTCTTTGGGGAGGTCTGTCGCCCTTGGACACCACCCCGAGAGAGAGTCCTCTGCCTCAGGCGACTGCAGT
Protein-coding regions in this window:
- the P2RY6 gene encoding P2Y purinoceptor 6, whose protein sequence is MEWDNDTGQALGLPPTTCVYQENFKRLLLPPVYSVVLAAGLPLNACVIAQICTSRRALTRTAVYTLNLALADLLYACSLPLLIYNYAQGDHWPFGDLTCRLVRFLFYANLHGSILFLTCISFQRYLGICHPLAPWHKRGGRRAAWLVCGAVWLAVTTQCLPTALFAATGIQRNRTVCYDLSPPALATHYMPYGMALTVIGFLLPFVALLACYCCLARRLCRQDGPAGPVARERRSKAARMAVVVAAAFAISFLPFHITKTAYLAVRSTPGLPCPVLEAFAAAYKGTRPFASANSVLDPILFYFTQKKFRRRPHELLQKLTAKWQRQGC